One Pseudomonas brassicacearum genomic region harbors:
- a CDS encoding PP2C family protein-serine/threonine phosphatase — protein sequence MRPSAGKAFKSASKSHVGMVRQVNEDACLDLPENGLWVVADGMGGHAAGDYVSSLIVDSLRSIAVGRSLDEYVAALQSDLLRVNAAVREETANRGVTMMGSTVVVLATRDLRGMCLWAGDSRLYRLRDGVLEGVSRDHSYVQDLQDSGLLSEAEARVHPRANIVTRAIGVEAQLNLALVELLLVPGDSYLLCSDGLTKTVEDEEIREVLSHDEPGEIASSLVSLGLMRGAPDNITVVVVKVPS from the coding sequence ATGCGTCCAAGTGCCGGAAAAGCATTCAAGTCTGCAAGCAAGAGCCACGTCGGCATGGTCCGCCAGGTCAACGAAGACGCCTGCCTGGACCTGCCGGAAAACGGCCTGTGGGTCGTGGCCGATGGCATGGGTGGGCACGCGGCGGGCGACTACGTCAGCAGCCTGATCGTCGACAGCCTGCGCAGCATCGCCGTGGGTCGCTCGCTGGACGAATACGTCGCCGCGCTGCAAAGCGACCTGCTGCGGGTCAACGCCGCCGTGCGTGAAGAAACCGCCAACCGTGGCGTGACCATGATGGGCAGCACCGTGGTGGTGTTGGCCACCCGTGACCTGCGCGGCATGTGCCTGTGGGCCGGTGACAGCCGCCTGTATCGCCTGCGCGACGGCGTGCTCGAAGGCGTCTCCCGGGATCACAGCTACGTCCAGGATCTGCAGGACAGCGGCTTGCTCAGCGAAGCCGAAGCGCGGGTGCATCCTCGGGCCAACATCGTCACCCGGGCCATCGGCGTCGAAGCGCAGTTGAACCTGGCCCTGGTCGAGCTGTTGTTGGTGCCCGGCGACAGCTACCTGTTGTGCAGCGACGGGCTGACCAAGACCGTTGAGGACGAGGAAATCCGCGAAGTGCTGAGCCACGACGAGCCCGGCGAAATCGCCAGCAGCCTGGTGTCCCTGGGCCTGATGCGCGGCGCGCCAGACAACATTACCGTGGTTGTCGTGAAGGTGCCGTCATGA
- the tagF gene encoding type VI secretion system-associated protein TagF yields the protein MSTPGFYGKLASRGDFVSRGLPQSFISPWDSWLAAGLLASQTSLGERWLDAYLVSPLWRFMVAPGVCGPDAAVGVVMPSIDRVGRYFPLTVAVLLEPDADPASVVGGADEWFERVENLLLSTLSVEASFEAFNEQLETLGSPMYLPRTPSSRFASLHRFDATDPQRRMSALAESACEGASLWWGQGSERIAPGLMRCQGLPAAADFAQFLLGQEGVV from the coding sequence ATGAGTACACCGGGCTTCTATGGAAAGTTGGCCAGCCGCGGCGATTTCGTCAGCCGTGGCTTGCCCCAGAGCTTTATCAGCCCCTGGGATTCGTGGCTGGCGGCGGGTTTGCTCGCCAGCCAGACCAGCCTCGGCGAGCGTTGGCTCGATGCCTATCTGGTCAGCCCGCTGTGGCGCTTCATGGTCGCGCCCGGCGTGTGCGGGCCGGACGCCGCGGTCGGGGTGGTGATGCCGAGTATCGACCGGGTCGGCCGTTATTTTCCGCTGACCGTCGCGGTGCTGCTGGAGCCCGACGCGGACCCGGCGTCCGTGGTGGGCGGTGCGGACGAGTGGTTTGAGCGGGTCGAGAACCTGTTGCTGAGCACGTTGAGCGTGGAGGCCAGTTTCGAGGCGTTCAACGAACAGCTGGAAACCCTCGGTAGCCCGATGTACCTGCCGCGCACCCCCAGCAGCCGCTTTGCCAGCCTGCATCGCTTCGATGCCACTGACCCGCAACGACGCATGAGTGCCCTGGCCGAGTCGGCCTGTGAAGGCGCGAGCCTGTGGTGGGGCCAGGGTTCGGAGCGCATCGCGCCCGGTTTGATGCGTTGTCAGGGGCTGCCGGCCGCTGCCGATTTTGCTCAATTTTTGCTCGGCCAAGAGGGTGTTGTGTAG
- the tssM gene encoding type VI secretion system membrane subunit TssM, whose translation MKAFFSFMTRWVIPLLGLIALSLIIWFVGPLLEWLVPEGRRWALIILVFAVWIAYRVFRIIQARRQAAEVMRSLAAQTPPDPTSIATAEELETLRQRMDEALALLKKAKLGGDERRNLYELPWYVIIGPPGSGKTTALVNSGLHFPLAAQLGAGAVRGVGGTRNCDWWFTDQAVLLDTAGRYTTQDSDATVDKAAWLGFLGLLKKQRARRPIDGAFIAISLSDLLLGSDAERAAHAAAIRLRIQELYTQLGVRFPIYLMLTKLDLVPGFMEYFDTLSKEERAQVWGMTFALDDGKSNDSPLAHLQSEFTGLEQRLNDRLVERLQQERDPARRDLIYGFPQQFGALKDCLQSFLEGVFKPNAFEERVLLRGVYFTSGTQEGSPIDRLIGSMAQSMNLDRQHLARQTGTGRSYFIEKLFTAVAFAERGLVGVDPKVERRRKWIARGVLASTVAVVLVVGTLWWVSYRANQAYITQVDQKVAPLGQTVQNLSPAQRDVLAVLPLLNAVKHLADDAPDWAEGLGLYQGDMLEAESGSVYRKLLIAVFAPRLLTRVEEQLHGGGNSDFLYEGLKAYLMLADTEHYDADFIKAWIALDWDRSLPRDLPAEQRLALSEHLQALFERRPPTARLDPRLIEDLRRQLQQLPVAQRVYDRIKRQKLPEGVPDFRINEAAGRDAALVFSRKSGKPLGEPLSGFFTVKGYRQGFLLTSLSQTGTLAEEQWVLGHEQADQQNVASLAADVRRLYFQDYLRQWDALLADIDFVPITSVAQAADVLRVISGPTSPLKKLLVAVAKETDLQQDERLLAAQGAPAGGSVDKLKERLGSLLGQEQATQDAPQASDDPITAHFAELNSIVNKNEGEPAAIDGLLADMNALYVQVSAMVGASGDALLGEAKNQASAAATRVSLNAERQPPLVQGLVKSVVNSTTNSMMGGVRNQLNAAWTSEVVNIYRQSLAGRYPMSPGSARDATLDDFGQFFGVGGVMDNYFRKYLQPYVDTSTPTWRWQPGAAQKLGIAPGVLQTFQRAATIRDAFFRSGGTQPMVRFELKPVAMDSTITQFLLDLDGQQLSYDHGPSRPTAMQWPNPGSIGVVRISIMPPSANGRSGITLDGPWAWFRLLEQSDLTAGNSPDRFNLRLRVDGASASYELRANSAFNPFKSRVLSGFSLPERL comes from the coding sequence GTGAAGGCGTTTTTCAGTTTTATGACCCGCTGGGTCATCCCATTGCTGGGGCTGATCGCCCTGAGCCTGATCATCTGGTTCGTGGGCCCGCTGCTGGAGTGGCTGGTGCCCGAAGGCCGGCGCTGGGCGTTGATCATCCTGGTGTTTGCGGTGTGGATCGCCTACCGGGTGTTTCGCATCATCCAGGCCCGCCGTCAGGCCGCCGAAGTCATGCGCAGCCTGGCCGCGCAAACGCCACCCGACCCGACCAGCATCGCCACCGCCGAAGAACTCGAAACCTTGCGCCAGCGCATGGACGAAGCCCTGGCCCTGCTCAAGAAAGCCAAACTGGGCGGTGACGAACGGCGCAACCTCTACGAACTGCCGTGGTACGTGATCATCGGCCCGCCGGGTTCGGGCAAGACCACCGCGCTGGTCAACTCCGGGCTGCATTTCCCCCTGGCCGCGCAACTGGGCGCCGGGGCGGTACGCGGCGTGGGCGGTACGCGCAATTGCGATTGGTGGTTCACCGACCAGGCCGTCCTGCTCGACACCGCCGGCCGCTACACCACCCAGGACAGCGACGCCACCGTCGACAAGGCCGCGTGGCTGGGCTTCCTTGGGCTGTTGAAAAAACAGCGGGCCCGTCGTCCGATTGACGGTGCGTTCATCGCCATCAGCCTGTCCGACCTGCTGCTGGGCAGCGACGCCGAGCGCGCCGCCCATGCCGCCGCGATACGGCTGCGGATCCAGGAGCTGTACACCCAATTGGGCGTGCGCTTCCCGATCTACCTGATGCTCACCAAGCTCGACCTGGTGCCCGGGTTCATGGAGTATTTCGATACACTGAGCAAGGAAGAGCGCGCCCAGGTCTGGGGCATGACCTTCGCCCTGGATGATGGCAAGAGCAACGACAGCCCGCTGGCGCACCTGCAAAGCGAATTCACCGGCCTTGAGCAACGCCTCAACGACCGCCTGGTGGAACGCTTGCAGCAAGAGCGCGACCCGGCGCGGCGCGATCTGATCTATGGCTTCCCGCAGCAGTTCGGCGCCTTGAAAGATTGCCTGCAAAGCTTCCTCGAGGGCGTGTTCAAACCCAACGCCTTCGAAGAGCGGGTGTTGCTGCGCGGTGTGTATTTCACCAGCGGCACCCAGGAAGGCAGCCCGATCGATCGCCTGATCGGTTCCATGGCCCAGAGCATGAACCTGGACCGTCAGCACCTGGCGCGCCAGACCGGCACCGGGCGCAGTTACTTCATCGAAAAACTCTTCACCGCCGTGGCCTTCGCCGAGCGCGGGTTGGTGGGCGTCGACCCGAAAGTCGAGCGTCGGCGCAAGTGGATCGCCCGCGGGGTACTGGCCTCCACCGTGGCCGTGGTGCTGGTGGTCGGGACGTTGTGGTGGGTCAGCTACCGCGCCAACCAGGCGTACATCACCCAGGTCGACCAAAAGGTCGCGCCACTGGGCCAGACCGTGCAGAACCTCAGCCCGGCACAACGGGATGTGCTCGCGGTATTGCCGTTGCTCAACGCCGTGAAGCACCTGGCCGACGACGCTCCCGACTGGGCCGAAGGCCTGGGCCTGTACCAGGGCGACATGCTCGAAGCCGAGTCCGGCAGCGTCTATCGCAAGTTGCTGATCGCGGTGTTCGCGCCTCGCCTGCTGACGCGGGTCGAAGAACAACTGCACGGCGGCGGCAATTCGGATTTCCTCTACGAAGGTTTGAAGGCCTACCTGATGCTCGCCGACACCGAGCACTACGATGCCGACTTCATCAAGGCCTGGATCGCCCTGGATTGGGATCGCAGCCTGCCCCGTGACCTGCCGGCCGAGCAACGCCTGGCGTTGAGCGAGCATTTGCAGGCGTTGTTCGAGCGCCGTCCGCCAACCGCGCGCCTGGACCCGCGCCTGATCGAAGACCTGCGCCGGCAATTGCAGCAATTGCCCGTGGCCCAGCGCGTCTATGACCGCATCAAGCGGCAGAAACTGCCCGAGGGCGTACCGGACTTCCGCATCAATGAAGCGGCCGGGCGTGACGCCGCGCTGGTGTTCAGTCGCAAGAGCGGCAAGCCGTTGGGCGAACCCCTGAGCGGGTTCTTCACCGTCAAGGGCTACCGCCAAGGCTTCTTGCTCACCAGCCTGAGCCAGACCGGCACCCTGGCTGAAGAGCAATGGGTGCTGGGCCATGAACAGGCCGATCAGCAGAACGTCGCCAGCCTGGCCGCCGACGTCCGTCGCCTGTACTTCCAGGACTACCTGCGCCAATGGGACGCCTTGCTGGCCGATATCGACTTCGTGCCGATCACCAGCGTGGCCCAGGCCGCCGATGTGCTGCGGGTGATTTCCGGGCCGACCTCGCCGTTGAAAAAACTGCTGGTGGCGGTGGCCAAGGAAACCGACCTGCAACAGGACGAACGCCTGCTGGCCGCCCAAGGCGCGCCGGCGGGAGGCAGTGTGGACAAGCTCAAGGAGCGCCTGGGCAGCTTGCTCGGCCAGGAGCAGGCGACGCAAGACGCACCGCAGGCCAGCGATGATCCGATCACCGCGCACTTCGCCGAGCTCAACAGCATCGTCAATAAAAACGAAGGCGAACCGGCAGCCATCGATGGCCTCTTGGCCGACATGAACGCCTTGTACGTGCAGGTCAGCGCCATGGTCGGTGCCAGCGGCGACGCCTTGCTCGGCGAAGCCAAGAACCAGGCCAGCGCCGCCGCCACCCGGGTCAGCCTCAACGCTGAGCGCCAGCCGCCGTTGGTGCAGGGCCTGGTCAAGTCGGTGGTCAACTCCACCACCAACAGCATGATGGGCGGGGTGCGCAATCAACTGAACGCCGCCTGGACCAGCGAAGTGGTGAACATCTACCGCCAGTCCCTGGCCGGGCGTTATCCGATGTCGCCGGGCAGTGCGCGGGACGCGACCCTCGATGACTTCGGTCAGTTCTTCGGGGTTGGCGGGGTGATGGACAACTACTTCCGCAAATACCTGCAACCCTACGTCGACACCTCCACACCGACCTGGCGCTGGCAGCCGGGCGCGGCGCAGAAGCTCGGCATTGCCCCGGGTGTGCTGCAAACCTTCCAGCGGGCGGCGACCATCCGCGATGCGTTCTTCCGTTCCGGCGGCACTCAGCCGATGGTGCGCTTCGAGCTCAAACCGGTGGCGATGGATTCGACCATCACCCAGTTCCTGCTCGACCTTGACGGCCAGCAGTTGAGCTACGACCACGGCCCGAGCCGTCCGACCGCCATGCAATGGCCGAACCCGGGCAGCATCGGCGTGGTGCGGATCTCGATCATGCCGCCGTCCGCCAACGGTCGCTCCGGCATCACCCTGGATGGGCCATGGGCCTGGTTCCGGCTGCTGGAGCAATCGGACCTGACCGCCGGCAACTCGCCGGATCGCTTCAACCTGCGGCTGCGAGTCGATGGCGCCAGCGCTTCTTACGAACTGCGGGCCAACAGCGCCTTCAACCCGTTCAAGAGCCGAGTGCTCAGCGGCTTCAGCCTGCCGGAGCGGCTATGA
- a CDS encoding DotU family type VI secretion system protein — MSNDDRTQFMPTPGGRGADPFRPDAGRPQPTPAPAPLSMPAAPVLTGKAQGLNPLESAAGPLLALLTRLRSTIAHPAPASLRAQLLAYLRQFEERAEAAGVVRNEVLLARYALCTALDEAVLSTPWGGTSDWGKQSLLITVHNEAWGGEKVFQLLEHCLQSPRERLYLLELLYLCMCLGFEGRYRVMNDGRSQLEALRERTSAVIRSARGDYERELSPHWRGVTVARDRLAQFMPPWIAVAIGAALLLALLFGLRMKLAADAEPVFKNIHFLGEIPVQAIDRPVVQPKVIERPRLAGFLADEIRAGRIAVEDAVDRSVVTIRGDELFASGSASIKDDFQPLMLRIADAVRKVKGQVLVTGHSDNRPIATLRFPSNWALSEARARSVLEILSAKTGQPERFSAEGRSDTEPLASNATTEGRARNRRVEITVLAEGVE, encoded by the coding sequence ATGAGCAACGATGATCGTACCCAGTTCATGCCGACGCCCGGTGGCCGTGGCGCAGATCCTTTCCGTCCGGACGCTGGCCGTCCACAACCGACACCTGCGCCGGCACCACTGTCGATGCCGGCTGCACCGGTCCTGACCGGTAAGGCCCAAGGCCTCAACCCGTTGGAGAGTGCGGCCGGTCCGCTGCTGGCCTTGCTGACGCGCCTGCGCAGCACCATCGCCCACCCGGCCCCCGCCAGTTTGCGCGCACAACTGCTGGCCTACCTGCGCCAGTTCGAAGAGCGCGCCGAGGCCGCCGGCGTGGTGCGCAATGAGGTGCTGCTGGCCCGCTACGCCTTGTGCACCGCGTTGGATGAAGCGGTATTGAGCACCCCGTGGGGCGGCACCAGCGACTGGGGCAAGCAGAGCCTGTTGATCACCGTGCACAACGAAGCCTGGGGCGGCGAGAAAGTCTTCCAGCTGCTGGAACACTGCCTGCAAAGTCCGCGGGAACGCCTGTACCTGCTGGAGCTTTTGTACCTGTGCATGTGCCTCGGCTTCGAGGGACGCTACCGGGTGATGAACGACGGGCGCAGCCAATTGGAAGCGTTGCGCGAGCGCACCAGCGCGGTGATCCGCAGCGCCCGTGGCGACTACGAGCGTGAGCTGTCGCCCCATTGGCGCGGTGTCACCGTGGCCCGTGATCGCCTGGCGCAATTCATGCCGCCGTGGATCGCCGTGGCCATCGGCGCCGCCTTGTTGCTGGCGCTGCTGTTCGGCCTGCGCATGAAACTGGCCGCCGATGCCGAGCCGGTGTTCAAGAACATTCATTTCCTGGGTGAAATCCCGGTGCAGGCCATCGACCGTCCCGTGGTACAGCCGAAAGTGATCGAGCGCCCACGCCTGGCCGGTTTCCTGGCCGATGAAATCAGGGCCGGTCGGATTGCCGTGGAAGACGCCGTGGACCGCTCGGTGGTGACCATTCGTGGCGATGAGCTGTTCGCCTCTGGCAGCGCCAGCATCAAGGACGATTTCCAGCCGTTGATGCTGCGCATCGCCGATGCCGTGCGCAAGGTCAAGGGCCAGGTCCTGGTGACCGGCCACAGCGACAATCGCCCGATCGCCACCCTCAGGTTCCCGTCCAACTGGGCGTTGTCCGAGGCACGGGCCAGGTCAGTGCTGGAGATTCTCTCGGCCAAGACCGGTCAGCCCGAGCGCTTCAGTGCCGAAGGCCGCAGCGACACCGAGCCGCTGGCGTCCAACGCCACGACCGAGGGACGTGCGCGCAATCGTCGGGTTGAAATCACAGTATTGGCGGAGGGGGTCGAGTGA